From Chengkuizengella sediminis, one genomic window encodes:
- a CDS encoding ubiquinol-cytochrome c reductase iron-sulfur subunit, whose amino-acid sequence MTPKHSRRQFLKNTAKGTFSLMAMSAVPLSLTACNDLENINTSAMANLGPLEELKTGPFPKKVDYVVTIEDGWITQERSGFVFIQLEEKNNEMMIMSPICTHLGCTASFAKEEQIKNGVTFFCPCHGGQYDEFGNNIGGPPPRPLDLFQPFIKDGNVYIPVLSPTERNV is encoded by the coding sequence TTGACCCCAAAACATAGCCGACGTCAATTTCTTAAAAACACAGCCAAGGGAACCTTTAGTTTGATGGCAATGTCTGCTGTTCCACTCAGTTTAACTGCCTGTAATGATTTAGAAAATATAAATACGAGTGCAATGGCTAACTTAGGACCTTTGGAAGAGTTGAAAACGGGACCTTTCCCTAAAAAAGTAGATTATGTAGTAACGATTGAAGATGGATGGATTACCCAAGAAAGAAGTGGATTCGTTTTTATTCAATTGGAAGAAAAAAATAATGAAATGATGATTATGTCTCCAATCTGTACACATCTCGGATGTACAGCCTCATTTGCAAAAGAAGAACAAATAAAAAATGGAGTTACTTTCTTTTGCCCATGTCACGGTGGGCAGTATGATGAATTTGGCAACAATATTGGAGGTCCTCCACCTAGACCACTAGATCTCTTCCAACCATTTATAAAAGACGGGAATGTTTATATTCCTGTATTAAGTCCAACTGAACGAAATGTTTGA